One genomic window of Micromonospora sp. WMMD1128 includes the following:
- a CDS encoding N-acetylglutaminylglutamine amidotransferase translates to MCGISGEARFDGATPDSGAVARMTTAMRSRGPDGEGRWSDDWVMLGHRRLTVIDLSETGAQPMVRDDLGLALVFNGCVYNYPELRDELRAAGHTFRSTSDTEVVLVAYAQWGERFVDHLVGMFAVALVDRRRRRLVLARDRLGVKPLYLAESPGRLRFASTLPALLAAGDVDTGIDPVALHHYLSWHSIVPAPRTILRGVRKLPPATVRVVEADGRAREHVYWRPDYRRDPAHDGMDARDWRAAIGGALRTAVRRRLVADVPVGVLLSGGLDSSMIVALLDGAGQHHLQTFSIGFDSRGDEAGDEFHYSDLVARAFDTDHHRIRLADGDLGPAVRATVTAMTEPMGSHDVVAFHLLSEQVARHVKVAQSGQGADEVFAGYGYHHRLAEAARPDAAAEFTAAFFDRDHAGLNRVVDPAYACDADVSGELVAAELAAPGAQTAVDAVLRLDTHLMLPDDPVKRVDSMSMAWGLEVRTPFLDQDLVTLAAACPPEHKLAQGGKGVLKEVAREVLPAEVIDRPKGYFPVPALRNVDGPVRELVVEALGAPEARRRGLFRRAYVDELLAEPDRAQAAAGSNKLWQLGLLELWLQTHGV, encoded by the coding sequence ATGTGCGGGATCAGCGGTGAGGCCCGCTTCGACGGGGCCACCCCCGACAGCGGCGCGGTGGCCCGGATGACCACGGCCATGCGCTCGCGCGGCCCGGACGGCGAGGGCCGGTGGAGCGACGACTGGGTGATGCTCGGGCACCGCCGGCTGACCGTCATCGACCTGTCCGAGACCGGTGCCCAGCCCATGGTCCGCGACGACCTCGGCCTCGCCCTGGTCTTCAACGGTTGCGTCTACAACTATCCGGAGCTGCGCGACGAGCTGCGGGCGGCCGGGCACACGTTCCGATCGACGAGTGACACCGAGGTCGTCCTGGTCGCGTACGCCCAGTGGGGTGAACGGTTCGTCGACCACCTGGTCGGCATGTTCGCCGTCGCGCTCGTGGACCGACGGCGACGCCGGCTCGTGCTGGCCCGCGACCGGCTCGGCGTCAAGCCGCTCTACCTCGCCGAGTCACCCGGCCGGCTGCGGTTCGCCTCCACCCTGCCGGCGCTGCTGGCCGCCGGCGACGTGGACACCGGCATCGACCCGGTCGCGCTGCACCACTACCTGTCCTGGCACTCGATCGTGCCGGCCCCGCGCACCATCCTGCGCGGCGTACGCAAGCTGCCCCCGGCCACCGTCCGGGTGGTGGAGGCCGACGGCCGCGCCCGCGAGCACGTCTACTGGCGGCCCGACTACCGGCGCGACCCGGCCCACGACGGGATGGACGCCCGCGACTGGCGGGCCGCGATCGGGGGCGCGCTGCGCACCGCGGTACGGCGGCGGCTGGTCGCCGACGTGCCGGTCGGGGTGCTGCTCTCCGGCGGCCTCGACTCCAGCATGATCGTGGCGTTGCTCGACGGCGCCGGGCAGCACCACCTCCAGACGTTCAGCATCGGCTTCGACAGCCGCGGCGACGAGGCCGGCGACGAGTTCCACTACTCCGACCTGGTCGCCCGCGCCTTCGACACCGACCACCACCGCATCCGCCTCGCCGACGGCGACCTCGGCCCCGCCGTCCGGGCCACCGTGACGGCGATGACCGAACCGATGGGCAGCCACGACGTGGTGGCGTTCCACCTGCTCTCCGAGCAGGTGGCCCGGCACGTGAAGGTGGCCCAGTCCGGCCAGGGCGCCGACGAGGTCTTCGCCGGCTACGGCTACCACCACCGACTCGCCGAGGCGGCCCGGCCGGACGCCGCCGCCGAGTTCACCGCCGCGTTCTTCGACCGCGACCACGCCGGGCTGAACCGGGTGGTCGACCCGGCGTACGCCTGCGACGCCGACGTCAGCGGCGAGCTGGTCGCCGCGGAGCTGGCTGCGCCCGGCGCGCAGACCGCGGTGGACGCGGTGCTGCGCTTGGACACCCACCTGATGCTCCCCGACGACCCGGTCAAGCGGGTCGACAGCATGAGCATGGCCTGGGGGCTGGAGGTGCGGACGCCCTTCCTCGACCAGGACCTGGTGACGCTCGCCGCCGCCTGCCCACCGGAGCACAAGCTGGCCCAGGGCGGCAAGGGGGTGCTCAAGGAGGTGGCCCGCGAGGTGCTGCCGGCCGAGGTCATCGACCGGCCCAAGGGTTACTTCCCGGTGCCGGCGCTGCGCAACGTCGACGGTCCCGTGCGAGAGTTGGTGGTCGAGGCCCTCGGCGCGCCCGAGGCACGGCGGCGCGGCCTGTTCCGCCGGGCGTACGTCGACGAGCTGCTCGCCGAGCCGGACCGGGCGCAGGCCGCCGCCGGCAGCAACAAACTGTGGCAGCTGGGCCTGCTGGAGCTGTGGTTGCAGACCCACGGCGTCTGA
- the glnA gene encoding type I glutamate--ammonia ligase — protein sequence MFANPEELLRYLSNEDVKFVDVRFCDLPGVMQHFNLPVESFDDSVFTDGLAFDGSSIRGFQSIHESDMLLLPDVTTAFVDPFRAQKTVALNFFVHDPFTREAYSRDPRNVAKKAEAYLAASGIADTAYFGAEAEFYIFDSIRHETSAHQSFYYIDSIEGAWNTGRVEDGGNRGYKTGYKGGYFPVPPVDHYADLRDSMVRRLVDAGFTVERSHHEVGTGGQSEINYRFSTLLHAADELQLFKYLIKNEAWANGKTATFMPKPLFGDNGSGMHTHQSLWRGGQPLFYDETGYAGLSDTARWYIGGLLHHAPSLLAFTNPTINSYRRLVPGYEAPVNLVYSQRNRSACTRIPVTGSNPKAKRVEFRVPDPSANVYLAFSAMMMAGLDGIKSKIEPPAPIDKDLYDLPPEEWGDVKQVPGSLPHALEALARDHDYLLDGGVFTDDLISTWIDWKTANEVDPVRLRPTPHEFAMYYDC from the coding sequence GTGTTCGCCAATCCCGAGGAACTCCTGCGATACCTCAGCAACGAGGACGTGAAGTTCGTCGACGTACGTTTCTGTGACCTGCCCGGCGTGATGCAGCACTTCAACCTGCCGGTCGAGTCCTTCGACGACAGCGTCTTCACCGACGGCCTCGCGTTCGACGGCTCGTCGATCCGCGGCTTCCAGTCGATCCACGAGTCGGACATGCTCCTGCTGCCCGACGTGACGACCGCGTTCGTGGACCCGTTCCGGGCGCAGAAGACCGTCGCGCTGAACTTCTTCGTCCACGACCCGTTCACCCGCGAGGCGTACTCGCGCGACCCCCGCAACGTGGCGAAGAAGGCCGAGGCGTACCTCGCCGCCAGCGGCATCGCGGACACCGCCTACTTCGGGGCGGAGGCGGAGTTCTACATCTTCGACTCGATCCGCCACGAGACGTCGGCGCACCAGTCGTTCTACTACATCGACTCGATCGAGGGCGCCTGGAACACCGGCCGGGTCGAGGACGGTGGCAACCGGGGCTACAAGACCGGCTACAAGGGCGGCTACTTCCCGGTCCCGCCGGTGGACCACTACGCCGACCTGCGCGACAGCATGGTCCGCCGTCTGGTGGACGCCGGTTTCACGGTCGAGCGCTCGCACCACGAGGTGGGCACCGGCGGCCAATCCGAGATCAACTACAGGTTCTCCACGCTGCTGCACGCCGCCGACGAGCTCCAGCTCTTCAAATATCTGATCAAGAACGAGGCGTGGGCGAACGGCAAGACGGCCACGTTCATGCCGAAGCCGCTGTTCGGTGACAACGGCTCCGGCATGCACACCCACCAGAGCCTTTGGCGGGGCGGTCAGCCGCTGTTCTACGACGAGACCGGCTACGCCGGCCTGTCCGACACCGCCCGCTGGTACATCGGCGGCCTGCTGCACCACGCGCCCTCGCTGCTGGCCTTCACCAACCCCACGATCAACTCCTACCGCCGGCTCGTCCCCGGGTACGAGGCGCCGGTCAACCTGGTCTACTCCCAGCGCAACCGCTCCGCCTGCACCCGCATCCCGGTCACCGGCAGCAACCCCAAGGCCAAGCGCGTCGAGTTCCGCGTCCCGGACCCGTCGGCCAACGTCTACCTCGCCTTCTCCGCGATGATGATGGCCGGCCTCGACGGCATCAAGAGCAAGATCGAGCCCCCGGCCCCGATCGACAAGGACCTCTACGACCTGCCCCCGGAGGAGTGGGGCGACGTCAAGCAGGTCCCCGGTTCCCTCCCGCACGCGCTGGAGGCGCTCGCCCGGGACCACGACTACCTGCTCGACGGCGGCGTGTTCACCGACGACCTGATCTCCACCTGGATCGACTGGAAGACCGCCAACGAGGTCGACCCGGTACGCCTGCGCCCGACCCCGCACGAGTTCGCCATGTACTACGACTGCTGA